The following proteins are encoded in a genomic region of Magnolia sinica isolate HGM2019 chromosome 1, MsV1, whole genome shotgun sequence:
- the LOC131221495 gene encoding remorin 4.1-like, protein MLGNDQSTTNGDDPHEDEIRDIHAVTPPQPVTTANRARRREAWETGSHRSSNLSTSSEVLSENFTTMSREFNALVLAGSTAVENGSSNEGPNTGPNLARIGEELEETNPLAIVPDNSPMDPVPSPRRVGGSSSSSSSMNNNITEEVSLHRVKKEEIETKISAWQTAEIAKINNRFKREDAIINGCESEEVQKATMRLKKVERKLEEKRAKATEKMQNKVAKSHQKAEEKRASAEAKRGTKVARILEIANLMRTVGRAPSKRSFF, encoded by the exons atgtTGGGAAATGATCAAAGTACGACCAATGGAGATGACCCACATGAAGATGAGATCAGGGACATCCATGCCGTGACCCCACCTCAGCCTGTGACGACGGCGAACCGTGCCCGGAGGAGAGAAGCGTGGGAGACAGGCAGCCACCGGTCGTCGAACTTGTCCACATCCAGCGAAGTCCTGAGTGAGAATTTCACAACGATGAGCAGAGAATTCAATGCCCTTGTGTTGGCTGGTTCCACCGCGGTTGAGAATGGAAGCAGCAACGAAGGTCCGAACACCGGACCCAACTTGGCTCGGATTGGGGAGGAACTCGAAGAGACGAACCCGTTGGCGATCGTCCCTGATAATAGCCCGATGGATCCCGTTCCATCTCCTAGACGTGTAGGTgggtcttcttcttcatcatcatcgatGAACAATAACATTACAGAGGAAGTTTCACTCCATAGGGTCAAGAAGGAGGAGATTGAAACGAAGATCTCAGCTTGGCAGACGGCCGAGATTGCAAAGATCAACAATAGGTTCAAAAGAGAGGACGCGATCATCAACGGCTGCGAGAGTGAGGAGGTACAGAAGGCCACCATGCGGTTGAAGAAGGTGGAG AGGAAACTAGAAGAAAAAAGAGCCAAAGCCACAGAGAAAATGCAAAACAAGGTAGCAAAATCACATCAAAAGGCGGAAGAGAAGAGGGCCTCGGCGGAGGCTAAGAGAGGAACAAAGGTGGCTAGGATTTTAGAAATAGCAAACCTGATGAGAACTGTCGGTAGAGCTCCATCCAAACGCTCTTTCTTCTAG